In Vibrio crassostreae, one DNA window encodes the following:
- the yjjG gene encoding pyrimidine 5'-nucleotidase, translating into MKYDWIFFDADETLFHFDAFQGMKLMFSRFGVDFSEQDYSVYQEVNLPLWVDYQDGRITAAQLKHARFESWATKLETTTAELNSAFLTAMADICSLLPGAKELMESLKGKVNMGIITNGFTELQSIRLERTGMTDYFDHVIISEEVGVAKPDAEIFEHAHKLVGLPAKQRVLMVGDNPHSDILGGLDFGIETCWLNSQEKAAPSGINPHYQVKSLADLQTLLLA; encoded by the coding sequence ATGAAGTACGATTGGATATTCTTTGATGCGGATGAAACCTTGTTCCACTTTGATGCTTTTCAAGGAATGAAGCTGATGTTCTCCCGTTTTGGTGTGGACTTTAGTGAACAGGATTATTCGGTTTACCAAGAGGTGAATTTACCACTTTGGGTAGATTACCAAGATGGGCGCATTACGGCAGCTCAACTGAAGCACGCGCGTTTTGAAAGCTGGGCAACAAAGTTAGAGACGACAACAGCAGAACTCAACAGTGCATTTTTGACCGCAATGGCGGATATCTGTTCTCTGCTCCCTGGTGCAAAAGAGTTGATGGAGTCTTTAAAAGGCAAAGTGAACATGGGCATCATCACGAATGGTTTTACCGAACTGCAATCTATCCGTTTAGAGCGCACCGGAATGACAGATTACTTTGACCATGTGATCATCTCTGAAGAAGTAGGTGTTGCTAAACCAGACGCTGAAATCTTTGAACATGCACACAAGCTTGTTGGTTTACCAGCAAAACAACGCGTATTGATGGTCGGAGATAACCCGCATTCAGATATTCTAGGTGGTTTGGATTTTGGTATTGAGACGTGTTGGTTGAACAGCCAAGAGAAAGCGGCACCATCAGGTATTAACCCTCATTATCAAGTTAAGTCTTTAGCTGACCTGCAGACACTCCTATTGGCATAA
- the yddG gene encoding aromatic amino acid DMT transporter YddG translates to MLKSHRHSCYGIAAILLWSCLIALSRSVSEQLGPIGGAASLYTVSSLLLVCVMGLPKLSRFSKSYLLIGGALFVCYEIFLALALGMANNRHQALEMAVINYLWPALTVLFAVLLSDKKINWLVYPSIFLAFFGVAWSISGDQGLSVEQIAANVATNPKTYSMAFFGAIIWAVYCNYTQKVAKGQNAIVLFFIATAITLWIKYALSNETGMMMTTSAAIDLVLAGVCMAAGYALWNTAILGGNMVFLATMSYFTPIFATLLSSMILGLSLSMTFWQGVCMVTIGSLACWWVTRDKKPTVTASASKKVQSES, encoded by the coding sequence GTGCTGAAATCTCATCGCCATAGCTGCTACGGCATTGCTGCCATTTTACTTTGGAGCTGCTTAATCGCGCTATCTCGTAGCGTATCAGAACAACTGGGCCCAATCGGTGGCGCTGCCAGCCTTTATACAGTGAGCTCACTGTTGTTGGTCTGTGTTATGGGTTTACCTAAGTTGTCGCGCTTCTCTAAGTCGTATCTGTTGATTGGTGGTGCTCTGTTCGTTTGTTATGAGATCTTCTTGGCTTTGGCTTTAGGAATGGCAAACAACCGACATCAAGCTTTGGAAATGGCCGTTATTAACTACTTATGGCCAGCATTGACGGTGTTGTTCGCAGTATTACTGAGCGATAAGAAGATTAACTGGTTGGTTTACCCAAGTATCTTCTTAGCCTTCTTTGGTGTGGCTTGGAGTATCAGCGGCGATCAGGGACTTTCTGTTGAACAAATCGCTGCCAATGTTGCTACTAACCCTAAAACCTATTCAATGGCGTTTTTCGGTGCGATTATTTGGGCGGTTTACTGTAATTACACTCAAAAAGTGGCGAAAGGGCAGAATGCGATTGTGTTGTTCTTTATCGCGACGGCAATCACCTTGTGGATCAAATACGCATTGAGTAATGAAACCGGCATGATGATGACAACCAGTGCTGCAATTGACTTAGTGTTGGCAGGCGTGTGTATGGCCGCAGGTTACGCGCTTTGGAATACAGCGATACTTGGCGGTAATATGGTCTTCTTGGCGACCATGTCGTATTTCACGCCTATTTTTGCGACCTTACTGTCTTCTATGATTTTGGGCTTGTCATTGAGCATGACGTTTTGGCAGGGCGTTTGTATGGTAACGATTGGCTCTTTAGCTTGTTGGTGGGTAACCAGAGACAAAAAGCCGACGGTTACGGCGTCGGCTTCTAAAAAGGTTCAATCAGAGTCTTAG
- a CDS encoding cation diffusion facilitator family transporter: MCDRKSQNENRVLLFSALLASGFAIGGLVLGLIVGSLVIVFDGVYSLISLLLTLLSLAASKYINRPSDREFPFGRAIIEPIVIAIKAVVILLVVGYSLYSAIGALMTGGREVDASIATLFGIFNVLGCGYAWWYIANKSKRISSGLIQAESKQWQMDTLLSVAVTAGFVVAWAMTFSPLASYAVYADPMMMLLMSFYFIKVPFDMLREAMRELLMMSATKDICDAVDKNVVAVDKEADQDLELMGVTKVGPELRINVDIHTNDQDAIAVDDIERTRRQLKRRLSKMPYELQLNLNIAS; encoded by the coding sequence ATGTGTGACAGGAAAAGCCAAAACGAAAATCGAGTACTATTGTTCTCAGCCCTTTTAGCATCAGGCTTCGCTATTGGCGGATTGGTGTTGGGTCTTATCGTTGGCTCTCTGGTCATAGTATTTGACGGTGTCTATTCTCTTATCAGTTTACTGTTAACTTTATTGTCACTAGCTGCTTCAAAATACATTAATCGCCCTTCAGATAGAGAGTTTCCGTTCGGTCGAGCTATCATCGAGCCGATTGTGATTGCGATTAAAGCCGTGGTGATTCTACTTGTGGTTGGTTATTCGCTTTACTCTGCGATTGGTGCCTTGATGACAGGTGGTCGTGAGGTCGATGCCTCTATCGCAACTCTGTTTGGTATTTTCAACGTGTTGGGTTGTGGTTACGCTTGGTGGTACATCGCTAACAAGAGCAAACGTATCTCTTCAGGTTTGATTCAAGCGGAATCTAAACAGTGGCAGATGGATACACTATTGAGTGTCGCGGTGACAGCTGGTTTCGTCGTAGCGTGGGCAATGACATTCTCGCCTCTTGCGTCATACGCAGTATATGCCGACCCAATGATGATGTTACTGATGTCTTTCTACTTCATCAAAGTGCCATTCGACATGTTAAGAGAAGCGATGCGTGAACTGCTGATGATGTCGGCAACCAAAGACATTTGTGATGCGGTAGATAAAAACGTGGTCGCTGTAGACAAAGAAGCGGATCAAGATTTGGAGCTAATGGGCGTGACTAAAGTTGGTCCTGAGCTAAGAATCAACGTTGATATTCATACCAATGACCAAGATGCGATTGCGGTTGATGATATTGAACGTACGCGCCGCCAACTTAAGCGACGCTTATCGAAGATGCCTTATGAGCTTCAATTGAATCTCAATATCGCGAGTTAA
- a CDS encoding LysR family transcriptional regulator, whose amino-acid sequence MNLSQVQAFCSVADLGSVSEAARQLECNRTKLSMSIKALEKELDVELFVRSGNHVELSEAGKAIYKDCEGLLVTAARIKQTCLHVSGEFNAEIWIARDDSLPDEMWQDLSHALNNKYPSTSFNFVLASSGDLANLVETQQVDFAFGVDYERVDDPRIIYNPLGKIRMMSVCKKGHDLSAMRRVSDEVLRNSMQATMVYLNEKDNPELEPFSRRYIGFSSFDFMLDTILREEAWGVMPEPLIRHLLREQELAVIKHTYGLTQEDYCMFTAAGMAEHPGMNWLADQLSDYLFDF is encoded by the coding sequence ATGAACCTTTCTCAAGTCCAAGCCTTTTGTTCCGTTGCTGATTTAGGATCAGTCTCTGAAGCTGCACGCCAGCTAGAATGCAACCGAACCAAGCTCAGCATGTCGATTAAAGCCTTGGAAAAAGAGTTAGATGTCGAGTTGTTTGTACGTAGCGGAAACCACGTTGAACTTTCTGAAGCAGGCAAAGCGATTTACAAAGATTGCGAAGGCCTGTTGGTGACAGCGGCACGTATTAAACAAACCTGCTTGCATGTGTCTGGCGAATTCAACGCCGAGATTTGGATTGCACGAGATGACTCATTACCCGATGAGATGTGGCAGGATTTATCGCACGCTCTCAATAACAAGTACCCTTCGACCTCATTCAACTTCGTTCTCGCGTCGAGCGGCGATTTAGCTAACCTAGTTGAAACTCAGCAAGTCGACTTCGCATTTGGCGTCGATTACGAACGTGTCGATGACCCAAGAATTATCTACAACCCACTTGGTAAGATTCGAATGATGTCTGTTTGTAAGAAAGGGCATGATTTGAGCGCGATGCGACGTGTTTCAGATGAGGTGTTAAGAAATTCGATGCAAGCGACCATGGTTTATCTCAATGAAAAGGATAATCCTGAACTTGAGCCCTTCTCGCGCCGTTACATCGGCTTCTCTAGCTTTGATTTTATGCTGGATACAATTTTGCGTGAAGAAGCATGGGGCGTAATGCCAGAGCCACTGATTCGTCACTTACTACGTGAACAAGAGTTAGCGGTGATCAAACACACCTACGGCCTGACTCAAGAAGACTACTGCATGTTTACCGCTGCAGGCATGGCAGAACACCCTGGTATGAACTGGCTCGCGGATCAGCTCAGCGACTACTTGTTCGATTTCTAA
- a CDS encoding class I SAM-dependent DNA methyltransferase, with translation MAKQWDEYAVDWDKDPATAVFAQSVFDQLTQLVDLNGTRVLDFGCGTGLLSQKISPLAKEIIALDISEGMIEELDKKELPNVEPVVDILSRGLAAQHPAFRNQFDLVVASSVCGFIPNLQDTVSLIYTLLENDGTFVHWDWYLENGSEDYGVSQQRSENVLSAAGFSVVEVSTPFSVDTPQGELKVLMGVGRKQVLPHL, from the coding sequence ATGGCGAAACAATGGGACGAGTACGCCGTTGATTGGGATAAAGATCCCGCGACCGCAGTATTCGCACAGTCCGTATTTGACCAGTTAACACAGCTCGTTGACTTAAACGGAACCCGTGTCCTTGATTTTGGTTGTGGTACAGGACTACTCAGCCAGAAAATATCTCCTTTAGCAAAAGAGATCATCGCACTCGACATCTCCGAAGGGATGATTGAAGAGTTAGATAAGAAAGAGCTACCTAACGTTGAACCGGTTGTTGATATTTTATCGCGCGGACTAGCAGCGCAGCATCCAGCATTCAGAAACCAGTTTGACCTAGTGGTCGCTTCTTCGGTGTGTGGTTTTATCCCTAACCTACAAGACACAGTCAGTCTGATTTACACGTTGCTTGAAAATGATGGCACGTTTGTACACTGGGATTGGTACTTAGAAAACGGCAGTGAAGACTATGGCGTAAGCCAACAGCGCTCAGAGAATGTCTTGAGTGCGGCAGGTTTCTCTGTTGTTGAAGTGTCGACACCGTTCTCGGTTGATACACCACAAGGTGAGTTAAAAGTACTGATGGGCGTTGGACGCAAACAAGTGCTTCCTCATCTGTAA
- a CDS encoding YjjI family glycine radical enzyme has protein sequence MSHQSASSTSSPLSEQQQRFSNIISDVNLSPKQKSSYLALEAEASLPYMPVSNEVEQALQQGVLCDMFEGHAPFKPRYVLPDYSKYLHQGSKYLELSAATNFDEALNMLTILYHHVPSVTSIPVYLGQLDDVLMPFVVDLTEEQVYQKLKLFWIMLDRTLPDAFMHVNVGPTDNIICRTILRVDAELKQIAPNLTFMYDPAVTPDDLLRHAASNICECSKPHIANYPAHAAAYGDKRFGIVSCYNSLPLAGGSNTLVRMNLKQVALKSEESVDFLQQVLPNYSSIMVELMNARSRFLHEESNFFEGFLTKEGLIEEDRFAPMFGIYGMAEAVNILMEKEGNAGRYGHDEQANQLGHRISEKLAEIVESSEVKYGLEGKALLHAQGGISLDEDVTPGVRIPYGTEPDPVSYVRATAGHHKFYTSGISDILTIDETVKSNPEAMFNLCKGAIQAGYREFTANVASNDLVRVTGYMIKLSDIAKYDEHGSRTNTTFLGAEAAKNTGILERKPRVASLEMSPTYE, from the coding sequence ATGAGCCACCAATCTGCGTCATCTACTTCTTCACCACTTTCAGAGCAACAACAACGCTTTAGCAATATCATTTCAGATGTCAATCTGTCTCCAAAACAGAAATCGAGTTATCTTGCCTTAGAAGCTGAAGCTAGCCTACCGTACATGCCGGTAAGCAATGAAGTAGAGCAAGCCTTACAACAAGGTGTGCTATGTGACATGTTTGAAGGTCACGCCCCATTTAAGCCGCGCTATGTGCTTCCCGATTATTCTAAATACTTACATCAAGGCTCAAAGTATTTAGAGCTTAGCGCGGCAACTAATTTTGATGAAGCATTGAACATGCTGACCATCCTTTATCATCACGTTCCGTCAGTGACTTCCATTCCGGTTTACTTAGGTCAACTGGACGATGTGTTGATGCCTTTCGTAGTCGACTTAACGGAAGAGCAGGTTTATCAAAAGCTCAAGCTGTTTTGGATTATGTTGGATCGCACGCTGCCAGATGCCTTCATGCATGTGAATGTAGGCCCTACGGACAACATCATCTGCCGTACTATTTTACGTGTCGATGCTGAGCTCAAGCAGATCGCACCTAACTTAACCTTTATGTACGACCCTGCAGTAACGCCTGATGATCTGCTGCGTCATGCTGCGAGTAACATCTGTGAATGCAGCAAGCCACACATTGCCAACTATCCTGCACACGCTGCGGCATACGGTGATAAGCGCTTTGGTATTGTGAGCTGTTACAACTCTCTACCTTTGGCGGGTGGTTCAAATACGCTAGTACGTATGAACCTGAAACAAGTGGCGTTAAAGTCTGAGGAAAGTGTCGATTTCTTACAACAAGTATTGCCGAACTACAGTAGCATCATGGTTGAGTTGATGAACGCACGTAGCCGTTTCTTGCATGAAGAGTCTAATTTCTTCGAAGGCTTCTTAACCAAAGAAGGTTTGATCGAAGAAGATCGCTTCGCACCAATGTTTGGCATTTACGGCATGGCTGAAGCTGTCAACATCTTGATGGAAAAAGAGGGCAACGCAGGGCGTTATGGTCATGACGAACAAGCTAACCAACTTGGGCATCGTATCTCAGAAAAGCTGGCTGAGATTGTTGAAAGCTCTGAAGTGAAGTATGGGTTGGAAGGCAAGGCTCTGTTGCACGCTCAAGGAGGTATCAGCTTAGATGAAGATGTAACCCCAGGCGTTCGTATTCCTTATGGAACAGAACCTGATCCTGTCTCTTACGTGCGTGCTACTGCGGGTCACCACAAGTTCTATACCTCAGGTATCAGCGACATTCTGACCATCGATGAAACAGTGAAATCTAACCCAGAAGCGATGTTTAACTTGTGCAAAGGCGCAATCCAAGCTGGTTACCGTGAGTTTACCGCTAACGTTGCATCGAACGACTTAGTTCGTGTGACGGGCTATATGATTAAACTGTCTGATATTGCGAAATACGATGAGCACGGCTCACGCACCAATACCACCTTCTTAGGTGCTGAAGCTGCGAAGAACACGGGCATATTAGAGCGTAAACCACGCGTGGCGAGCTTAGAGATGTCGCCGACATACGAATAG
- a CDS encoding YjjW family glycine radical enzyme activase, with protein sequence MKVSDLTTQMARVKNNKTERQAKVSRVLTFSCVDGPGNRLVLFLQGCNFDCITCHNPHTINHCNHCGDCVSGCPSSALSMIDGKVKWDPAACTNCDQCIDVCDHKSSPKITTMAVSEVLELVRHNQFFLSGITISGGEATMQLPFIIELFQAIKSDAQLAHLTCFIDSNGSLSRQGWERVLPYLDGAMIDLKSWQSETHQWLVGRGNHRVIETINYLAEQGKLHEVRLLHIPNKSDLEDEIEQVSYYLKGLPSDVRIRLNAFQHHGVIGEALNWPKCTEQQMQSFHDKLYAIVQRPMQTPEVYT encoded by the coding sequence ATGAAAGTTTCTGATCTAACAACTCAAATGGCTAGGGTTAAAAATAATAAGACAGAAAGACAAGCGAAGGTCAGCCGTGTGCTGACCTTTTCTTGTGTTGATGGCCCGGGAAACCGCTTGGTGCTGTTTCTTCAGGGCTGCAATTTTGACTGCATTACTTGCCATAACCCTCATACAATCAATCACTGTAACCATTGTGGAGACTGCGTTAGCGGCTGTCCAAGCAGTGCTTTAAGCATGATTGATGGCAAAGTGAAATGGGACCCGGCAGCCTGTACCAATTGCGATCAGTGCATTGATGTTTGCGATCATAAGTCGAGCCCGAAAATCACCACAATGGCAGTCTCTGAGGTGCTTGAACTCGTCAGGCATAACCAATTTTTCTTAAGCGGAATCACTATCTCAGGTGGCGAGGCGACCATGCAGTTGCCGTTTATCATTGAGCTATTTCAAGCGATAAAAAGCGACGCGCAGTTGGCACACTTAACGTGTTTTATTGATAGTAACGGTTCGTTGTCTAGACAAGGTTGGGAGAGAGTATTGCCTTACCTTGATGGCGCGATGATTGACTTAAAATCGTGGCAATCAGAAACACACCAATGGTTAGTCGGTAGAGGCAATCATCGAGTGATTGAAACCATTAACTATTTGGCTGAACAAGGTAAGTTACATGAAGTTCGGTTACTGCATATTCCAAATAAAAGTGACCTTGAGGACGAGATAGAGCAAGTTAGCTATTACTTGAAAGGATTGCCAAGTGACGTCCGGATTCGGCTCAATGCGTTTCAACATCACGGTGTGATCGGCGAAGCGCTAAATTGGCCAAAGTGCACAGAGCAACAAATGCAGAGCTTTCACGACAAGCTCTACGCGATAGTTCAAAGACCGATGCAAACGCCAGAGGTTTATACCTAG
- a CDS encoding LysR family transcriptional regulator: MDYLHLSRVSLKHLTALHIMLNTHSVTQTSEQLCVSPSSVSKTLSQLRDILNDELFYRDGTKLIPTPFALKIAPTVHAILSSMNGLLHQKSFTPEEYQGSFSLSMRESTFEVFASKISKITTELAPKAKLNIYSKQQLGFDALLSGKVNLILLPHDISQPPTDNKELVWETILPDEMVCLMGAHHPLAQQKLTVEGYLDYKHIGILDNELSQPYFEQNLVQCHQPREMAISVADFGAAAVLCHHTPFLFTCSKQWAEHAKQAQGLVSKPLPFDYGKVAYSLVWNKPNMNDQAIKWLCDLFLEA, translated from the coding sequence ATGGATTACTTACACTTATCGCGAGTGAGCCTTAAGCACCTCACTGCTCTGCATATTATGCTGAACACCCACAGTGTGACTCAAACGTCTGAGCAGCTTTGTGTGAGCCCTTCGAGTGTCAGTAAAACACTCTCGCAACTGCGTGACATCCTTAACGATGAACTCTTCTATCGAGACGGCACCAAGCTAATCCCAACACCTTTTGCCTTAAAGATAGCCCCAACCGTTCATGCCATTCTTTCCAGTATGAATGGACTACTTCATCAGAAGAGTTTTACTCCAGAGGAGTACCAAGGCAGCTTTTCGCTCTCGATGCGTGAAAGCACCTTTGAAGTGTTCGCCTCAAAGATCAGCAAAATCACCACAGAGCTTGCGCCTAAAGCTAAACTCAATATCTATTCGAAACAGCAACTTGGCTTCGATGCTTTGCTTAGCGGCAAGGTAAATTTGATCTTGTTGCCCCATGATATCTCTCAGCCGCCAACCGATAACAAAGAGCTGGTTTGGGAAACGATTCTTCCTGATGAGATGGTGTGTTTGATGGGTGCCCATCACCCGCTCGCTCAACAAAAGCTGACGGTCGAGGGCTATTTAGATTACAAGCACATTGGTATTTTAGATAATGAACTGTCTCAGCCTTACTTTGAGCAAAACTTAGTTCAGTGCCACCAGCCGCGAGAAATGGCGATATCGGTAGCGGACTTTGGTGCTGCAGCCGTGCTTTGTCATCACACGCCTTTCTTGTTCACCTGTTCAAAACAATGGGCTGAGCATGCAAAACAAGCACAAGGTTTGGTGAGTAAGCCACTTCCCTTTGATTACGGTAAAGTGGCGTACAGCCTAGTGTGGAACAAGCCAAACATGAATGATCAAGCGATCAAATGGCTATGTGACTTGTTCTTAGAAGCTTAA
- a CDS encoding hydroxymethylglutaryl-CoA reductase, producing MPKLNLHRRDYVSILGGDISADELEKKLQPHFEKPVNKLTPSPYLTEKNLTRRWTALDNSESQKELLDSHTESQIQAYEKNIEHFIGTVKVPVGVSGPLRVNGLFAKGDYLVPLATTEAALVASYNRGSKLITACGGASAMLLNEGVTRTPGFAFQGLVEAGQFVAWAVTQYDQFKILAESTTSHGKLTDININIEGNHVYLVFEFLTGDASGQNMVTIATNAVFEYIIENTPVKPDHAFLDGNLSGDKKANTQTLRSVRGKKVTAEVNIPAELVAKYLHTTPEKMVQFGQMTTVGGALSGTIGINAHYANALAALYIACGQDAACVAESAIGMTRMELNKEGGLYASVTLPNLMLGTVGGGTGLPSQKACLDLLELHGNGKSQALAEVCAALCLAGELSIVGAFCAGHFSRAHHKLARK from the coding sequence ATGCCAAAACTAAATCTGCATCGCCGTGACTATGTTTCTATTTTAGGAGGCGACATCTCCGCAGACGAATTAGAAAAAAAGCTTCAACCTCATTTTGAAAAGCCAGTAAATAAACTGACACCTAGCCCCTACCTGACAGAAAAGAATCTCACACGCCGTTGGACTGCTCTCGATAACTCAGAATCACAAAAAGAGCTACTCGACTCCCATACCGAAAGTCAGATTCAAGCTTATGAGAAAAACATCGAACACTTCATTGGCACGGTTAAAGTCCCTGTCGGTGTATCTGGTCCTTTAAGAGTCAATGGCTTATTTGCTAAGGGTGATTACCTCGTACCACTCGCAACCACAGAAGCTGCGCTTGTCGCCTCTTACAATCGTGGTTCCAAGCTGATTACGGCTTGTGGTGGCGCAAGTGCTATGTTGCTCAATGAAGGTGTAACGCGCACTCCTGGTTTCGCATTCCAAGGATTAGTTGAAGCTGGGCAGTTTGTGGCTTGGGCTGTGACTCAATATGACCAATTCAAGATCTTGGCAGAATCAACAACATCACACGGCAAGCTTACCGACATCAACATCAACATCGAAGGCAACCATGTCTACTTGGTGTTTGAATTTCTAACTGGAGACGCTTCTGGTCAGAACATGGTAACCATCGCAACTAATGCTGTGTTTGAATACATCATTGAAAATACACCAGTTAAGCCTGACCATGCTTTTCTTGATGGCAACTTATCGGGCGACAAAAAAGCCAATACCCAAACCTTACGCAGCGTTCGTGGCAAAAAGGTAACAGCCGAAGTAAACATTCCTGCTGAGCTTGTTGCGAAGTACCTTCACACCACACCAGAGAAAATGGTGCAGTTCGGACAAATGACCACAGTCGGTGGTGCTTTGAGCGGTACGATTGGTATTAATGCTCATTATGCAAATGCACTTGCTGCGCTCTACATTGCTTGCGGACAAGACGCTGCCTGTGTTGCTGAATCAGCGATTGGTATGACTCGCATGGAACTCAATAAAGAAGGTGGTTTATACGCGAGCGTAACACTACCTAACTTAATGCTAGGGACTGTTGGCGGTGGTACCGGCTTACCAAGTCAAAAAGCATGTTTGGACTTGCTTGAGCTTCATGGCAACGGTAAATCACAAGCACTCGCTGAAGTTTGTGCTGCGCTATGTTTGGCGGGTGAACTGTCGATTGTCGGTGCGTTTTGTGCTGGCCACTTTTCACGAGCGCACCATAAGCTAGCTCGTAAATAA